Proteins from a single region of Methanotorris igneus Kol 5:
- the cbiB gene encoding adenosylcobinamide-phosphate synthase CbiB, whose product MLNPLILFLVVVIDRIFGEPPEKIHPTVLIGKLIAFLEKTFPSSNSKNKFRDFVFGSLVVFTVIFVVFVISILIEKIINSIENEILKDFVYAVILSTTIGYRSLLEFSKKPIDYLKDGDLENARKYVQCIVSRDASKLDEEHVLSAAIESASENITDSIIAPLFYAVIFGLPGAFVYRAINTMDAMMGYKNSKYSYYGKVAARLDDLANLIPSRLAGILLILTAPLYNGDIKKAIYGFLKEGNKTPSPNSGYTMATLANALNITLEKIDHYKLGNGKITIKKSYKALKAIDIVVFVFLLFYLLLFIILM is encoded by the coding sequence ATGCTAAATCCTCTAATCTTATTTTTAGTAGTTGTTATTGATAGGATTTTTGGAGAACCTCCCGAAAAGATACATCCAACTGTTTTGATAGGGAAGTTAATAGCATTTCTTGAAAAAACTTTTCCATCTTCAAATTCAAAAAATAAGTTTAGAGATTTTGTTTTTGGGAGCTTAGTAGTTTTTACAGTTATTTTTGTTGTTTTTGTTATATCAATACTTATTGAAAAGATAATAAATTCCATAGAAAATGAGATATTGAAAGACTTTGTTTATGCTGTTATTTTATCAACGACCATTGGGTATAGGTCTCTCTTAGAATTTTCAAAAAAGCCAATAGATTATTTAAAAGATGGGGATTTAGAAAATGCAAGAAAATATGTCCAGTGTATAGTTAGTAGGGATGCATCAAAATTGGATGAAGAGCATGTTTTATCTGCTGCAATTGAGAGTGCATCTGAAAATATAACTGATAGCATTATCGCCCCTCTATTTTATGCAGTTATTTTTGGTTTGCCGGGGGCATTTGTATATAGAGCAATAAACACCATGGATGCGATGATGGGCTATAAAAACAGCAAATACAGCTACTACGGAAAAGTTGCTGCAAGATTGGATGATTTAGCTAATCTAATACCTTCTCGACTCGCTGGAATTTTGCTTATTTTAACAGCTCCATTGTATAATGGGGACATAAAAAAGGCAATATACGGTTTTTTAAAGGAGGGGAATAAAACGCCATCTCCAAACTCTGGCTATACAATGGCAACACTTGCAAACGCCTTAAATATAACATTGGAAAAAATAGACCATTATAAGTTGGGAAATGGGAAAATAACCATTAAAAAATCATACAAAGCTTTAAAAGCCATTGATATTGTTGTTTTTGTGTTTTTATTATTTTATTTACTTCTTTTTATAATTTTAATGTAG
- a CDS encoding nucleotide-binding protein: MVKLEAIKILDRDGEVMFRCPRCGKLFRKSKDYTKHVNKAHRHLFAKEN; encoded by the coding sequence ATGGTAAAGTTGGAGGCAATAAAAATCTTAGATAGGGATGGAGAAGTCATGTTCAGATGCCCAAGATGTGGAAAACTCTTTAGAAAAAGCAAAGATTACACAAAGCACGTGAATAAAGCTCACAGACACTTATTTGCAAAAGAAAATTAA
- the cca gene encoding CCA tRNA nucleotidyltransferase produces the protein MNIDEILEEVLDDIKPTEEEQRELKEMSSKIINKINEIIKQNPKYSVIIDVVQVGSTARNTHLRNNYDIDIFLVFDKNTEREVLEEIGLEVGKKVVEELGGEYWTEYAEHPYTSAVIDKYSLDIVPCYRIDWGEKIISAVDRTPLHNEFVKRKLEKNERLCDEVRLFKKFLKSIGIYGSDLKTKGFSGYLCELLVIHYGGFIEVLKNAKDWKIGEKIILEDIYKIYNLDKNYKFRKFDAPLIVYDPVDINRNVAAALSKDNFCKFVFYASLFLKNPSKGFFYDYYKHVDQKLEDREHGALLTLKIKRDKDIVDDIIYPQMEKLQRSINKIIEENEFVILRCDVHADEEFCYLSWEFLVYELPNVRLREGPSIFKKERVERFIRKYDKYFIRDCKLYAYTTRKYKNVYELFNDIIHGKLRGKISYPKYVNPENGVICKMYVKDTIKVAE, from the coding sequence ATGAACATTGATGAAATTTTAGAAGAGGTCTTAGATGACATAAAACCAACGGAAGAAGAGCAGAGAGAACTAAAAGAAATGTCAAGTAAAATCATAAATAAAATTAACGAGATTATCAAGCAGAATCCAAAATACTCTGTAATCATTGATGTTGTTCAAGTTGGTTCAACGGCAAGAAACACACATTTAAGGAACAACTATGATATTGACATCTTTTTGGTATTTGATAAAAACACGGAGAGAGAAGTTTTAGAGGAAATTGGCTTAGAAGTTGGAAAAAAGGTTGTAGAGGAATTGGGTGGGGAATATTGGACAGAGTATGCAGAACACCCCTACACCTCTGCTGTAATAGACAAGTACTCCCTTGACATTGTCCCATGCTATAGGATAGACTGGGGAGAAAAAATCATCTCTGCAGTGGATAGGACCCCTTTGCATAATGAATTTGTAAAAAGGAAGTTGGAAAAAAATGAAAGATTGTGTGATGAGGTTAGATTATTCAAGAAATTTTTAAAGAGTATTGGAATTTACGGTTCTGACTTAAAAACTAAGGGATTCTCTGGATATTTGTGTGAATTGTTGGTTATTCATTATGGTGGTTTTATCGAGGTCTTAAAGAATGCAAAAGATTGGAAGATAGGGGAGAAGATAATCTTAGAAGATATATACAAAATTTATAATTTAGACAAAAACTATAAATTCAGAAAATTTGACGCCCCTCTAATTGTTTATGACCCAGTAGATATAAATAGAAACGTTGCTGCTGCTTTGAGTAAGGATAACTTCTGTAAATTTGTATTCTATGCATCATTATTCTTAAAAAACCCCTCGAAGGGATTCTTTTATGATTACTATAAACACGTTGACCAAAAGTTGGAAGATAGAGAACATGGGGCCTTATTGACTTTAAAGATAAAGAGGGATAAGGATATTGTTGACGATATTATATATCCACAAATGGAAAAACTTCAAAGGAGTATAAATAAAATCATTGAGGAGAATGAGTTTGTTATTCTAAGGTGTGATGTTCATGCCGATGAGGAGTTTTGCTATTTATCATGGGAATTTTTGGTTTATGAATTGCCAAACGTTAGGCTTAGAGAGGGCCCATCAATCTTTAAAAAAGAGAGGGTTGAAAGGTTTATAAGAAAATATGATAAATATTTTATTAGGGATTGTAAGTTATATGCATACACAACCAGAAAATATAAAAATGTGTATGAGTTATTTAATGACATTATCCATGGAAAACTTAGAGGAAAAATTTCATATCCAAAATATGTAAATCCCGAGAATGGAGTAATCTGTAAAATGTATGTCAAAGACACTATAAAAGTGGCCGAATGA
- the leuB gene encoding bifunctional 3-isopropylmalate/3-methylmalate dehydrogenase has protein sequence MAHKICVIEGDGIGKEVIPAAIKVLEATGVDFEFIHAEAGDEVFEKTGVALPEETIEKALECDAVFFGAAGETAADVIVKLRQILKTYANVRPVKAYKGIKCLRDDIDYVIVRENTEGLYKGLEAEIDEGVTTATRVITRKACERIFKFAFELARDRKKQGKEGKVTCAHKANVLKITDGLFKKVFYEVAEQYDDIKAEDYYIDAMNMYIITKPQTFDVVVTSNLFGDILSDGAAGTVGGLGLAPSANIGDEHGLFEPVHGSAPDIAGKGIANPTATILSGVLMLRYLKEFEAADKIERALEEVLAEGLTTPDLGGNLTTFQMAEEVAKRVEKY, from the coding sequence ATGGCACACAAAATTTGTGTAATAGAAGGAGACGGAATTGGGAAAGAAGTAATTCCAGCGGCAATTAAGGTTTTAGAGGCAACTGGTGTAGATTTCGAATTCATCCATGCTGAGGCAGGAGATGAGGTTTTTGAAAAAACAGGAGTTGCATTACCAGAAGAAACAATAGAGAAAGCATTAGAATGTGATGCTGTCTTCTTTGGAGCAGCAGGGGAGACAGCAGCAGATGTTATTGTTAAATTGAGACAAATTTTAAAAACCTACGCTAATGTTAGACCAGTTAAAGCATACAAGGGAATAAAATGCTTAAGAGATGATATTGACTATGTAATTGTTAGAGAAAACACTGAAGGACTCTATAAGGGATTAGAGGCAGAGATTGATGAAGGAGTTACAACAGCAACAAGAGTAATAACAAGAAAAGCATGTGAGAGAATATTTAAATTTGCATTTGAATTGGCAAGAGATAGGAAAAAACAAGGTAAAGAAGGAAAAGTAACATGTGCTCACAAGGCAAATGTTTTAAAAATAACAGATGGGTTGTTCAAGAAGGTATTCTATGAAGTAGCAGAGCAATATGATGATATTAAAGCAGAGGACTACTATATAGATGCAATGAACATGTATATCATAACAAAACCACAAACATTTGATGTAGTTGTTACATCCAACTTGTTTGGGGATATCTTATCAGATGGTGCAGCTGGAACTGTTGGGGGGCTTGGATTGGCTCCATCAGCAAACATTGGGGATGAACATGGATTGTTTGAGCCAGTTCACGGTTCTGCCCCAGATATTGCAGGAAAGGGAATAGCAAACCCAACAGCAACAATATTGAGTGGGGTCTTAATGCTTAGATACTTAAAAGAGTTCGAAGCTGCAGATAAAATAGAGAGGGCATTGGAGGAAGTTTTAGCAGAGGGATTAACAACTCCTGACTTGGGAGGTAACTTAACAACTTTCCAAATGGCAGAAGAAGTTGCAAAAAGAGTTGAAAAATACTAA
- a CDS encoding DUF530 family protein, giving the protein MESSELIRESNEFLDNLKRLKFEIEELLKKKLEDSVIEEYAKKLEENLKILEELKEKMELLGFDTPYTNVGKLKGFDSDELYEIMNYTSYLRRIANEKKGVLERIRHSVVSHKIALGHLLEDIGNKKIIQHLPYDGSYKISITGLSPYLINAYKEMLNILQSQGKGVVTSITLSLIVFKDGKREFKRIKIEDENYEDYIKKHYKDAIITSMKRNYSKNKLIDDQYVRRVLAVGYLNAYKDDIEKVIRDKLNELLTGEQKKMLETYKKIVGVEEEEDYEGGIFDMRVLDEKKVRELETIEKLEKEGLYRNGRPIEDLKIALDTEKEISKKVATEILTEQLSRDIFMYYLHKSPDERTRSNLFPSIMTTPSKAHLKWMKVSGIDVPKVLDLKFLLEKELPKYNIPLKDLGGLVLYLVYDWDKVEEFKFKKKNVEDLLKKIAPIESIKDILKDKDVDISKIEKYSKVKKEKTKKFLEALGKL; this is encoded by the coding sequence ATGGAAAGTAGTGAACTAATAAGGGAAAGCAATGAATTTTTAGACAACCTAAAAAGATTGAAATTTGAGATAGAAGAATTATTGAAAAAAAAGTTAGAGGATAGTGTAATTGAAGAGTATGCTAAAAAATTGGAGGAAAATTTAAAGATTTTAGAAGAATTAAAAGAAAAAATGGAGTTACTTGGATTTGATACACCATATACAAATGTAGGAAAATTGAAGGGATTTGATAGTGATGAATTGTACGAAATTATGAATTATACTTCCTATTTGAGAAGAATAGCTAATGAAAAGAAGGGAGTTCTTGAGAGAATAAGGCATTCTGTCGTATCTCATAAAATAGCATTGGGACATCTATTGGAGGATATTGGTAACAAAAAAATAATACAACACCTACCTTATGATGGTTCCTACAAAATCTCAATTACGGGACTCTCACCATACTTAATCAACGCATATAAAGAAATGTTAAATATATTACAATCCCAAGGAAAAGGTGTAGTCACTTCAATAACATTATCATTGATTGTTTTTAAAGATGGGAAGAGAGAATTCAAAAGAATAAAGATAGAAGATGAAAACTATGAAGATTACATAAAAAAACACTACAAAGACGCAATAATAACATCAATGAAGAGGAACTACTCAAAAAATAAACTCATCGATGACCAGTACGTTAGGAGGGTTTTAGCTGTTGGGTATTTAAATGCATATAAAGATGATATTGAGAAGGTTATTAGGGATAAGCTTAATGAATTACTAACAGGTGAACAAAAAAAGATGCTCGAAACCTACAAAAAGATAGTTGGTGTTGAAGAAGAGGAGGACTATGAAGGTGGGATTTTTGACATGAGAGTATTGGATGAGAAAAAAGTTAGAGAATTGGAAACCATAGAAAAATTAGAAAAAGAGGGATTATACAGAAATGGAAGACCAATAGAAGATCTTAAAATTGCATTAGATACTGAAAAGGAAATATCCAAAAAAGTTGCTACCGAAATTTTAACTGAGCAACTTTCAAGGGATATATTTATGTATTATTTGCATAAATCACCTGATGAAAGAACCCGTTCAAATTTATTCCCATCAATAATGACCACACCTTCAAAAGCCCATTTAAAATGGATGAAAGTTAGTGGTATTGACGTCCCAAAGGTACTTGATTTGAAGTTTTTACTTGAGAAGGAATTACCAAAATACAACATTCCTTTAAAAGACCTTGGTGGGTTGGTTCTATATTTGGTTTATGATTGGGATAAAGTGGAGGAATTCAAATTCAAAAAGAAAAACGTTGAAGACCTCCTTAAAAAGATTGCTCCAATAGAAAGCATAAAAGACATTTTAAAGGATAAAGACGTTGATATTTCCAAAATTGAAAAATACTCCAAAGTTAAAAAAGAAAAAACTAAAAAATTCTTGGAAGCCCTCGGGAAACTCTAA
- the mvk gene encoding mevalonate kinase, with amino-acid sequence MVVVESPAKVILFGEHAVVYGYRAISMAIDLKTTCTVEESDTTIINLKDLKKSLKIPIEEILNLNVNEYGDFRYVLCAIKNTILYLLSHKNLDLKDLKPFKLTITSQIPISCGLGSSASTTISTIKGISAFYERPLDDNEIATIGYHVEKEVQGKASVTDTATITYKGLLEIENNTIRRIEGGLKDFIKSCKFLICYCEERKKKTAELVNEVANHKNRDDIFKLIEKVVDTSKTTFDKEIFGELMYINHNLLKRLGVSTPKLDEVVEIGKTYGYGAKLTGAGGGGCVIILVNENKEDELINKLKEKGVEYFECRMVY; translated from the coding sequence ATGGTCGTAGTGGAGAGTCCTGCAAAGGTTATTTTATTTGGAGAGCACGCTGTGGTTTATGGATATAGGGCAATATCGATGGCGATTGATTTAAAAACAACATGCACAGTAGAAGAAAGTGATACAACAATCATCAATTTGAAAGATTTAAAAAAGAGCCTAAAAATTCCAATTGAGGAGATATTAAACTTAAATGTTAATGAATACGGGGACTTTAGGTATGTGTTGTGTGCAATAAAGAACACCATTCTCTATTTACTCTCACATAAAAATTTAGATTTAAAGGACTTAAAGCCATTTAAATTGACCATAACTTCCCAAATTCCGATAAGTTGTGGTTTGGGCTCTTCTGCATCAACAACTATATCAACAATAAAGGGCATATCGGCATTCTATGAGCGTCCTTTGGACGACAATGAAATCGCCACAATTGGTTATCATGTTGAGAAGGAAGTCCAAGGAAAGGCAAGCGTAACAGACACAGCAACAATAACGTATAAGGGACTTTTAGAAATTGAAAACAATACTATCAGAAGAATAGAAGGAGGGTTAAAAGACTTCATCAAAAGTTGTAAGTTTTTAATATGTTATTGTGAGGAGAGAAAAAAGAAAACTGCTGAATTGGTTAATGAGGTCGCTAACCACAAAAATAGAGACGACATATTTAAATTAATTGAAAAAGTCGTTGATACTTCAAAAACTACATTTGATAAAGAAATTTTTGGAGAGTTAATGTACATAAACCACAATTTGTTGAAAAGGTTGGGGGTTTCAACGCCAAAATTGGATGAAGTTGTTGAGATTGGAAAAACTTATGGTTATGGGGCTAAATTAACGGGAGCTGGTGGAGGAGGGTGCGTCATAATTTTAGTTAATGAAAATAAAGAAGATGAGTTGATAAATAAACTAAAAGAAAAGGGTGTTGAGTATTTTGAATGTAGAATGGTATATTAA
- a CDS encoding DUF1890 domain-containing protein: MRVLVLLGCPEPPVLVPSFIYLTNMLKKKGCEVFVSANPAALKLVETADPEKLYIKNVGFQEIDEGLKEAFDVDYIISFVHNDAGVSYTITYMHKYKAKTIGIVFGREMKEDFVNTLKENGVEAYFVRAFHNPTPIVVTLKRILENIFENNKE, translated from the coding sequence ATGAGAGTTTTAGTATTACTCGGATGTCCAGAGCCGCCAGTTTTGGTTCCATCATTTATTTATTTAACAAATATGCTAAAGAAGAAAGGTTGTGAAGTGTTTGTATCAGCAAACCCTGCAGCATTGAAGTTAGTTGAAACCGCAGACCCAGAAAAGTTATATATAAAAAATGTTGGATTTCAAGAGATTGATGAGGGATTGAAGGAGGCGTTTGATGTAGATTATATTATCAGCTTTGTCCACAACGATGCGGGGGTTAGCTATACAATAACTTACATGCACAAATACAAGGCAAAAACCATAGGAATTGTATTTGGTAGAGAAATGAAAGAGGACTTTGTAAATACATTAAAAGAGAACGGTGTAGAAGCATACTTTGTTAGGGCATTCCACAACCCAACACCAATAGTTGTAACTTTAAAGAGAATCTTAGAAAATATCTTTGAAAATAATAAAGAATAA
- a CDS encoding ATP-binding protein translates to MRFFNREREINEVLHILSREPDDIYFVYGPMNSGKTTLIKHIVEDKLGYEYKVFYINFRTYLISEKREFIEAIFTTKKGDLFDKIKDKNEVLRLITKGAKVLTGVPIPEVEFDKLFDEKINDAFQYLNNMLLTVKKNGKKPILILDELQMIKDVVLNGQKYLLKELFQFLVSLTKEQHLCHVFCLSSDSLFIEYVYNTGDLEGRVKYLLVDDFDKETALKFMDFLSEDILGKKLPDEDKKLIYSYVGGKSKDIKYVVEESSFKNLNEVLEYMLKDKTSKLKKLLVMVKNNRFERIDYEKVVNALRLFKENYEINEYQIDEDTKEFLIERNVLFLNPIEESLKPQSFLIWNAIKRVL, encoded by the coding sequence ATGAGGTTTTTTAATAGAGAAAGAGAGATTAATGAAGTTTTGCATATTTTGAGTAGGGAGCCTGACGATATTTATTTTGTTTATGGTCCTATGAATTCTGGTAAAACAACTTTAATAAAGCATATTGTAGAAGATAAGCTTGGTTATGAGTATAAAGTATTTTATATTAATTTTAGGACTTATTTAATTTCAGAGAAGAGGGAGTTTATTGAGGCGATTTTTACTACAAAAAAGGGTGATTTGTTTGATAAGATAAAGGACAAGAATGAGGTTTTAAGGTTGATAACTAAGGGGGCTAAAGTTTTGACTGGAGTTCCCATTCCTGAAGTTGAATTTGATAAGTTATTTGATGAGAAGATAAATGATGCTTTTCAGTATTTGAATAATATGTTATTAACAGTTAAAAAGAATGGGAAAAAACCAATTTTAATATTGGATGAATTACAAATGATTAAAGATGTTGTTTTAAATGGGCAAAAATATTTATTAAAAGAATTGTTCCAATTTTTAGTTTCTTTAACAAAAGAACAACACTTATGTCATGTTTTTTGTCTAAGTTCTGATAGTTTGTTTATTGAGTATGTTTATAACACTGGAGATTTGGAAGGAAGGGTTAAATATCTATTAGTGGATGATTTTGATAAAGAAACTGCCTTAAAGTTTATGGATTTTTTATCGGAAGATATTTTAGGAAAGAAACTTCCTGATGAAGATAAGAAGTTAATATATTCTTATGTTGGTGGAAAATCAAAGGACATAAAATATGTTGTTGAAGAGAGTAGTTTTAAGAATTTAAATGAAGTTTTAGAGTATATGCTTAAAGATAAAACTTCTAAACTTAAAAAATTATTGGTTATGGTAAAAAATAATAGGTTTGAAAGGATTGATTATGAAAAGGTAGTAAATGCTTTGAGATTATTCAAAGAAAACTATGAGATTAATGAATATCAAATAGATGAGGATACAAAAGAATTTTTAATTGAAAGAAATGTTTTATTTTTAAATCCAATTGAGGAAAGTTTAAAACCACAGAGTTTTTTAATTTGGAATGCCATAAAGAGAGTATTATGA
- a CDS encoding isopentenyl phosphate kinase, whose translation MLIILKLGGSILSDKNTPFSVKWDNLERFGEEIRNAMEYYKEKNEKLNLIIVHGGGSFGHPVAKKYLRDGKFCNMQKGFWEIQKAMRRFNNLVIDTLHFYDIPAVSIQPSSFVVFKKDSLIFDLSAIKELLKRDLVPVVHGDIVVDDDDNYKILSGDHILPYLTKKLNVDLSLHASDVDGVLDENGNVIEKIDKSNIDDVLKMLKDSKGIDVTGGMYLKVMEAYKMGVKTIIFNGNKRGNIYNALIGNVMGTVIIGD comes from the coding sequence ATGCTTATTATTTTAAAATTGGGAGGGAGTATTTTATCTGACAAGAATACACCTTTTTCAGTTAAATGGGACAACTTAGAGAGGTTTGGAGAAGAGATAAGGAATGCTATGGAATACTATAAAGAAAAGAATGAAAAATTAAATTTAATAATTGTTCATGGTGGTGGCTCTTTTGGACATCCTGTTGCAAAAAAGTATCTAAGAGATGGGAAGTTTTGCAATATGCAGAAGGGATTTTGGGAAATTCAAAAAGCAATGAGGAGATTCAACAATTTAGTTATTGATACACTCCACTTTTATGACATCCCTGCTGTATCTATTCAGCCATCTTCCTTCGTGGTTTTTAAGAAGGACAGTTTAATTTTTGATTTAAGTGCCATTAAAGAACTTTTGAAAAGGGATTTAGTTCCTGTTGTTCATGGAGATATTGTTGTGGACGATGATGATAATTATAAAATCCTATCTGGAGACCATATTTTGCCATATCTAACCAAAAAGTTAAATGTTGATTTGAGTTTACACGCCTCTGATGTCGATGGTGTTTTGGATGAGAATGGGAATGTTATTGAAAAGATTGACAAAAGCAACATAGACGATGTTTTAAAAATGCTAAAAGATTCTAAGGGGATAGACGTCACTGGTGGAATGTATTTAAAGGTTATGGAAGCATATAAGATGGGAGTGAAAACAATTATTTTCAATGGAAACAAAAGGGGTAATATATACAATGCGTTAATTGGGAATGTTATGGGAACGGTCATCATAGGTGATTAA
- the csa3 gene encoding CRISPR-associated CARF protein Csa3 produces the protein MTTHIINIGFHVEHIYKPIAEYGAKKVILVYSKDKEEYTKEEDLKKVDDALKKAKELCNMLGIECEEAKINGVEFEKNVEILRNIIKKEGKVIVNITGGRKITSLALLYASLYEFQKVHKIVYVHKKRIIELPKLAHPYNLTKFERKILVSLNEGDKTITDLAKEFNVSLPAIVKYVNSLENKGLIKTEKIGRRRIVKLN, from the coding sequence ATGACAACACATATAATAAACATTGGATTTCATGTGGAGCATATATACAAACCAATTGCAGAATATGGTGCAAAAAAAGTAATTCTTGTTTATTCAAAAGATAAGGAAGAATATACAAAAGAAGAAGACCTAAAAAAGGTTGATGATGCATTAAAAAAAGCAAAAGAACTCTGTAATATGCTTGGGATTGAATGTGAAGAAGCAAAAATAAATGGAGTAGAATTTGAAAAGAATGTTGAAATTTTAAGAAACATTATAAAAAAAGAAGGCAAGGTTATTGTAAATATAACAGGTGGAAGAAAGATAACATCTCTTGCTTTATTGTATGCATCTCTTTATGAGTTTCAAAAAGTTCATAAGATTGTTTATGTGCATAAAAAGAGAATTATTGAACTTCCAAAGTTAGCCCATCCATACAACCTAACAAAATTTGAAAGAAAAATTTTAGTATCATTAAATGAAGGAGACAAAACCATAACTGATTTGGCAAAAGAATTTAATGTTTCTTTACCAGCAATAGTTAAGTATGTAAATTCTTTGGAAAATAAAGGACTAATAAAAACCGAAAAGATTGGAAGAAGGAGAATAGTTAAATTAAACTAA
- a CDS encoding DUF1894 domain-containing protein, giving the protein MSCIDKYNYEILFRGSFKECAKFIRENCKNIKEVNPGEEVIEGVMLIGIPPIPVGYEEDCIIIPYTKPCYGTFVLKVKIEEEKDKKESKENKENEDKKDKKGILSKLKFW; this is encoded by the coding sequence ATGTCTTGCATAGATAAATATAACTACGAGATTTTGTTTAGGGGTTCTTTTAAGGAGTGTGCAAAATTCATAAGAGAGAATTGTAAAAATATAAAAGAAGTCAATCCCGGTGAAGAGGTTATTGAAGGGGTTATGCTTATAGGAATCCCACCAATTCCAGTAGGTTATGAGGAAGATTGCATAATAATACCATACACAAAACCGTGCTATGGAACTTTTGTTTTGAAAGTTAAAATTGAAGAAGAAAAAGATAAAAAAGAAAGTAAAGAAAATAAAGAAAATGAAGATAAAAAAGATAAAAAAGGAATATTATCAAAATTAAAATTCTGGTGA
- a CDS encoding DUF123 domain-containing protein: MEKIEILKEKLNKNAVVTEIAKEKSPFKVLISTILSARTKDEVTEEVSKRLFEKVKNVDDLLKIDLEELEKLIYPVGFYRMKAKNLKKLAKILKENYNGKVPNELDELLKLPGVGRKTANLVITLAFDDYGICVDTHVHRICNRWGYVETENPEETEMELRKKLPKKYWKIINNLLVVFGREICSPTPKCEECFEEIRERCPYYKKIAYFDEILKKYEFEKVSKNNIPAEKGTYILKIKLNRGRKIKFGNKERFFRKGYYFYVGSALGKSMNLKNRIGRHLKKEKKKFWHIDYLLEFGDVKGIYISNKGCECEVAKDLAEVFKCVEGFGCSDCKCESHLFYMPL, from the coding sequence ATGGAAAAAATAGAAATTTTAAAGGAAAAATTAAACAAAAATGCAGTTGTTACAGAAATAGCCAAAGAAAAAAGTCCATTTAAGGTTTTAATTTCAACAATTTTAAGTGCGAGGACAAAGGATGAAGTGACAGAAGAAGTTTCAAAGAGGTTGTTTGAAAAAGTTAAGAATGTTGATGATTTGCTAAAGATTGATTTGGAGGAATTGGAAAAGCTCATCTACCCTGTTGGATTTTATAGAATGAAGGCAAAGAATTTGAAGAAATTAGCTAAGATTTTGAAGGAGAATTATAATGGAAAGGTTCCAAATGAATTGGATGAACTTTTAAAACTCCCAGGTGTTGGGAGGAAAACGGCGAATTTGGTTATAACGTTAGCTTTTGATGATTATGGGATTTGTGTAGATACCCATGTGCATAGGATATGTAATAGATGGGGATATGTTGAGACAGAAAACCCGGAAGAAACTGAGATGGAGCTGAGGAAAAAACTACCAAAAAAATATTGGAAAATAATAAATAATTTGCTCGTTGTTTTTGGAAGGGAAATTTGCTCTCCAACACCGAAATGTGAGGAGTGTTTTGAGGAGATTAGGGAAAGATGTCCATATTATAAAAAGATTGCGTATTTTGATGAGATTTTGAAAAAATATGAGTTTGAAAAGGTCTCAAAAAACAACATCCCCGCTGAAAAAGGTACATACATTTTAAAAATCAAACTTAATAGAGGAAGAAAGATAAAATTTGGAAATAAGGAGAGGTTTTTTAGGAAAGGTTATTATTTCTATGTTGGTTCTGCCCTTGGAAAAAGTATGAACTTAAAAAATAGGATAGGTAGGCATTTAAAAAAGGAGAAGAAAAAGTTCTGGCATATTGATTATCTTTTGGAGTTTGGGGATGTTAAGGGCATATATATCTCAAATAAAGGTTGTGAGTGCGAGGTTGCAAAGGATTTAGCTGAGGTATTTAAGTGTGTCGAGGGCTTTGGATGTTCTGATTGTAAATGCGAGAGTCATTTGTTTTATATGCCATTGTAA